The following are encoded together in the Candidatus Tumulicola sp. genome:
- a CDS encoding ATP-binding cassette domain-containing protein: protein MPIVETRDLRKVFRSVKRVPGAFGALKTLFSRTYEDRVAVEGVSMSLEAGELVGYIGPNGAGKSTTIKMLTGILVPTSGSVQVAGIVPWQRRKDNARNIGVVFGQRSQLYWDLPLVESFELLRAIYSVPHDRYRRNLNEFIEILEMEPFLRTPVRQLSLGQRMRGDFAAALLHEPSIVYLDEPTIGLDVVARDAISQFIARINAERGTTVVLTTHDLAEVERLCRRIILIDKGRIVYDGNVERIKAEYGRYRTLVVHFSEPVAEPQLDGAELDGRDKQIARFKFDRNTQRVDRLVRQASERYGVEDVSIEEPDLESIIKHIYVRGYEENAS from the coding sequence ATGCCGATCGTCGAAACCCGGGACCTGCGCAAGGTCTTTCGCTCGGTCAAGCGCGTTCCGGGGGCGTTCGGCGCGCTCAAAACGCTCTTCTCGCGCACCTATGAAGATCGCGTCGCGGTCGAAGGCGTTTCGATGTCGCTCGAAGCCGGCGAGTTGGTCGGCTACATCGGTCCCAACGGTGCCGGTAAGTCGACGACGATCAAGATGCTCACCGGAATCTTGGTGCCGACCTCGGGCTCGGTGCAAGTGGCCGGGATCGTGCCGTGGCAGCGGCGCAAAGATAATGCCCGCAACATCGGGGTCGTGTTCGGACAGCGTAGCCAACTGTATTGGGATCTGCCGCTGGTGGAGTCGTTCGAGTTGCTGCGTGCCATTTACAGCGTTCCGCACGACCGGTATCGACGCAATCTCAACGAGTTCATCGAGATTCTCGAGATGGAGCCGTTCTTGCGTACGCCGGTGCGGCAACTGTCGCTCGGGCAGCGGATGCGCGGCGATTTTGCCGCGGCACTGCTGCACGAACCGTCGATCGTCTATTTGGACGAACCGACGATCGGCCTCGACGTGGTCGCCAGGGACGCCATTTCGCAGTTCATCGCGCGCATCAATGCCGAGCGCGGCACCACCGTCGTGCTAACGACCCACGACTTAGCCGAAGTCGAACGACTCTGCCGGCGGATAATTTTGATCGACAAAGGCAGGATCGTCTACGATGGTAACGTCGAGCGTATCAAGGCAGAATATGGACGCTATCGCACGCTCGTCGTGCATTTCAGCGAACCGGTCGCCGAGCCGCAGCTCGATGGAGCGGAACTCGACGGCCGCGATAAGCAAATCGCACGATTCAAATTCGATCGCAACACCCAACGCGTCGATCGCCTCGTTCGGCAAGCCAGCGAGCGCTATGGCGTCGAGGACGTCAGCATCGAAGAGCCCGATTTAGAATCGATCATCAAACACATCTACGTTCGAGGATATGAGGAAAACGCGTCGTGA
- a CDS encoding DapH/DapD/GlmU-related protein produces MIVSSGGKKPNVHASAYVAPTAVISGDVTIASGCAIMHGAVIVSEGAPVRIGSDCAIMEYAVLRASGGTAMQFALELGDRCLVGPHAYIAGATLGDGCFVAGTARILNAAILEDDCSVASGTTVHAGAHMTHGTSAGADAERFEAQLFERVFNEKVEGDVRGRIAESYAKFLRKAHARDGTVNETKAPKAPVRRSGEEPPATQTTEVDKVVDVMMLELEEMEHRRQEAIRRQRGH; encoded by the coding sequence GTGATCGTTTCGAGTGGCGGCAAGAAACCCAACGTGCACGCGAGCGCCTACGTCGCGCCCACCGCGGTGATTAGCGGCGACGTGACGATCGCTTCGGGCTGTGCGATCATGCACGGTGCGGTCATCGTTTCCGAGGGTGCGCCGGTGCGGATCGGCTCGGACTGCGCGATCATGGAATACGCCGTATTACGCGCCAGCGGCGGCACCGCGATGCAGTTCGCGCTCGAGCTCGGCGACCGGTGCCTCGTCGGTCCCCACGCCTACATCGCGGGCGCGACGCTGGGTGACGGTTGCTTCGTCGCGGGAACCGCCAGAATACTCAACGCCGCGATACTCGAGGACGATTGCAGCGTCGCTTCCGGAACGACCGTGCACGCGGGCGCGCACATGACCCACGGAACATCGGCGGGCGCAGATGCGGAACGTTTTGAGGCCCAACTCTTCGAACGCGTCTTCAACGAGAAGGTCGAAGGTGACGTTCGCGGGCGCATCGCCGAATCGTATGCAAAATTTTTGCGCAAAGCGCACGCCCGCGATGGCACCGTTAACGAAACGAAAGCGCCGAAGGCGCCGGTTCGCCGGTCGGGCGAAGAACCGCCGGCCACGCAGACTACCGAAGTCGACAAGGTGGTCGATGTCATGATGCTCGAGCTGGAAGAAATGGAACACCGCCGTCAGGAGGCGATTCGTCGCCAGCGAGGCCATTGA
- a CDS encoding ABC-2 family transporter protein, with the protein MTEFFRWNAWAPYVEFAKKAFAREATYRMEVLTEIGSLVLRVYILRSLWTALYAQNAAPINLPLHAMITYATIAMLMSLILEVDGTRLIREKVREGTIATDLMKPISLPLYFFSDGVGQTVLHAILVVPSMLCALLLVHIDVPPPATLAAFAVAFAIGYCVNFFLNFLMNSVAFFTLESFAVQLIVRWASDLLSGQIIPLTFFPGVLGRIVFGLPFAAIYSTPLLIYVGIIPQSGWLAAFATQILWLALFGALSMTVWRAASQKIVVQGG; encoded by the coding sequence TTGACCGAATTCTTTAGGTGGAACGCCTGGGCGCCGTACGTCGAGTTTGCCAAGAAAGCGTTCGCGCGCGAAGCCACCTATCGAATGGAGGTGCTCACCGAGATCGGGTCGCTGGTCTTGCGCGTGTATATTCTGCGTTCGCTCTGGACCGCGCTGTACGCGCAGAACGCCGCGCCGATCAATCTGCCGCTCCACGCCATGATCACGTACGCGACGATCGCCATGCTGATGTCGCTCATTCTCGAAGTCGACGGCACCCGGCTGATTCGCGAAAAGGTACGCGAAGGCACGATCGCGACCGATTTGATGAAGCCGATCAGTCTGCCACTGTACTTCTTTAGCGACGGAGTCGGCCAAACAGTCCTCCACGCGATCTTGGTCGTTCCGTCGATGCTGTGTGCGTTGCTGCTGGTGCACATCGACGTTCCACCGCCCGCCACTCTGGCCGCCTTCGCAGTTGCGTTTGCGATCGGCTATTGCGTCAATTTTTTCTTGAACTTCTTGATGAATTCGGTGGCGTTCTTTACGCTCGAATCCTTTGCGGTACAGTTGATCGTGCGTTGGGCATCCGATCTGTTGTCGGGACAGATTATTCCGCTGACGTTTTTCCCGGGCGTGCTCGGCCGAATCGTCTTTGGCTTACCGTTCGCGGCGATCTACTCGACGCCGCTGCTGATCTACGTCGGCATCATTCCTCAATCGGGTTGGCTCGCCGCGTTTGCCACGCAGATCCTATGGCTAGCGCTTTTCGGAGCACTCTCCATGACCGTCTGGCGCGCCGCCTCGCAGAAGATCGTCGTCCAGGGCGGCTAG